One part of the Streptomyces lienomycini genome encodes these proteins:
- the gyrB gene encoding DNA topoisomerase (ATP-hydrolyzing) subunit B — MADSGNPNENNPSTDTGVNDAVSASLGEAHASYDASAITVLEGLDAVRKRPGMYIGSTGERGLHHLVQEVVDNSVDEALAGHADTIDVTILADGGVRVVDNGRGIPVGIVPSEGKPAVEVVLTVLHAGGKFGGGGYAVSGGLHGVGVSVVNALSTRVAVEVKTDGHRWTQEYKLGVPTAALARHEATEETGTSVTFWADGDIFETTDYSFETLSRRFQEMAFLNKGLKINLVDERESAKATAGADEAGEDEKHEDKSVSYHYEGGIVDFVTYLNSRKGELVHPTVIDLEAEDKDKSLSLEVAMQWNGGYTEGVYSFANIIHTHEGGTHEEGFRAALTSLINKYARDKKLLREKDDNLTGDDIREGLTAIISVKLAEPQFEGQTKTKLGNTEVKTFVQKVVYEHLTDWLDRNPNEAADIIRKGIQAAHARVAARKARDLTRRKGLLESASLPGKLSDCQSNDPTKCEIFIVEGDSAGGSAKSGRNPQYQAILPIRGKILNVEKARIDRILQNQEIQAMISAFGTGVHEDFDIEKLRYHKIILMADADVDGQHINTLLLTFLFRFMRPLVESGHVYLSRPPLYKIKWGRDDFEYAYSDRERDALIEMGRNAGKRIREDSVQRFKGLGEMNAEELRITTMDQEHRVLGQVTLDDAAQADDLFSVLMGEDVEARRAFIQRNAKDVRFLDI, encoded by the coding sequence GTGGCCGATTCCGGCAACCCCAACGAGAACAACCCGTCCACCGACACCGGCGTGAACGACGCGGTGAGCGCGTCGCTCGGCGAGGCCCACGCCTCGTACGACGCCAGTGCCATCACCGTCCTCGAGGGTCTGGACGCGGTCCGCAAGCGACCCGGTATGTACATCGGCTCGACCGGTGAGCGCGGCCTGCACCACCTGGTGCAGGAGGTCGTGGACAACTCCGTCGACGAGGCGCTGGCCGGTCACGCGGACACGATCGACGTGACCATCCTCGCCGACGGCGGAGTCCGGGTCGTCGACAACGGCCGCGGCATCCCGGTGGGCATCGTCCCCTCCGAGGGGAAGCCGGCCGTGGAGGTCGTGCTGACCGTGCTGCACGCGGGCGGAAAGTTCGGCGGCGGCGGCTACGCGGTCTCCGGTGGTCTGCACGGCGTGGGTGTCTCCGTCGTCAACGCCCTGTCCACGCGGGTCGCGGTGGAGGTCAAGACCGACGGCCACCGGTGGACGCAGGAGTACAAGCTGGGTGTCCCCACGGCGGCGCTCGCCCGGCACGAGGCCACCGAGGAGACCGGTACGTCGGTCACCTTCTGGGCCGACGGCGACATCTTCGAGACCACCGACTACTCCTTCGAGACGCTCTCCCGGCGCTTCCAGGAGATGGCGTTCCTCAACAAGGGTCTGAAGATCAACCTCGTCGACGAGCGCGAGTCGGCGAAGGCCACCGCGGGCGCGGACGAGGCGGGCGAGGACGAGAAGCACGAGGACAAGAGCGTCTCGTACCACTACGAGGGCGGCATCGTCGACTTCGTGACGTACCTCAACTCCCGCAAGGGAGAGCTGGTGCACCCCACCGTGATCGACCTCGAGGCCGAGGACAAGGACAAGAGCCTGTCCCTCGAGGTCGCGATGCAGTGGAACGGCGGCTACACCGAGGGCGTGTACTCGTTCGCCAACATCATCCACACGCACGAGGGCGGCACCCACGAGGAGGGCTTCCGCGCGGCACTCACCTCGCTGATCAACAAGTACGCGCGCGACAAGAAGCTGCTGCGCGAGAAGGACGACAACCTCACGGGTGACGACATCCGCGAGGGTCTGACCGCGATCATCTCGGTCAAGCTGGCGGAGCCGCAGTTCGAGGGCCAGACCAAGACGAAGCTGGGCAACACCGAGGTGAAGACCTTCGTGCAGAAGGTCGTCTACGAGCACCTGACGGACTGGCTCGACCGCAACCCCAACGAGGCCGCGGACATCATCCGCAAGGGCATCCAGGCGGCCCACGCGCGCGTGGCGGCCCGCAAGGCGCGTGACCTGACGCGCCGCAAGGGTCTGCTGGAGTCGGCTTCGCTGCCGGGCAAGCTGTCCGACTGCCAGTCCAACGATCCGACCAAGTGCGAGATCTTCATCGTCGAGGGCGACTCCGCCGGCGGTTCGGCCAAGTCCGGCCGGAACCCGCAGTACCAGGCGATCCTCCCCATCCGCGGCAAGATCCTCAACGTCGAGAAGGCACGCATCGACCGGATCCTGCAGAACCAGGAGATCCAGGCGATGATCTCCGCGTTCGGCACGGGTGTGCACGAGGACTTCGACATCGAGAAACTCCGCTATCACAAGATCATTCTGATGGCGGACGCCGACGTCGACGGCCAGCACATCAACACCCTGCTGCTGACCTTCCTGTTCCGCTTCATGCGGCCGCTGGTCGAGTCCGGGCACGTGTACCTGTCCCGCCCGCCGCTGTACAAGATCAAGTGGGGCCGGGACGACTTCGAGTACGCGTACTCCGACCGCGAGCGCGACGCGTTGATCGAGATGGGCCGCAACGCCGGCAAGCGCATCCGTGAGGACTCCGTGCAGCGCTTCAAGGGCCTCGGCGAGATGAACGCCGAGGAGCTGCGCATCACGACCATGGACCAGGAGCACCGCGTGCTCGGCCAGGTCACGCTCGACGACGCCGCGCAGGCCGACGACCTGTTCTCGGTGCTGATGGGCGAGGACGTCGAGGCCCGGCGCGCGTTCATCCAGCGCAATGCCAAGGACGTCCGCTTCCTCGACATCTGA
- a CDS encoding DUF3566 domain-containing protein, with protein sequence MSGATGAGSAGTSTGTETGGGGRGSAARATDSHTTQLRKIDDGATDSHSGSSSKTHGSQGGTVTDTRGQQTHAAASPLPGERQPQQPGGPYHPPQAYQTQGGNASAVRRPRTGARTTPRVRKARLRVSKADPWSVMKVSFLLSIALGICTIVASAVLWMVMDAMGVFSSVGGTIAEATGSNESNGFDLQSFLSLPNVLLFTTVIAVIDVVLATALATLGAFIYNLSAGFVGGVELTLAEDE encoded by the coding sequence GTGAGCGGAGCCACGGGCGCCGGATCGGCCGGTACCTCCACAGGTACGGAAACGGGCGGCGGCGGCCGTGGCTCGGCCGCGCGTGCGACGGATTCGCACACGACTCAACTGCGCAAGATCGACGACGGAGCGACCGACTCGCACTCGGGGAGCTCGTCCAAGACGCATGGATCCCAGGGGGGAACTGTGACGGACACCCGAGGCCAGCAGACTCACGCGGCGGCCTCGCCGCTGCCGGGAGAACGGCAGCCCCAGCAGCCCGGCGGGCCCTACCACCCGCCGCAGGCCTACCAGACCCAGGGCGGCAACGCGTCGGCCGTGCGCCGTCCGCGCACCGGCGCGCGCACCACGCCCCGTGTCCGCAAGGCACGCCTGCGCGTGTCGAAGGCCGACCCGTGGTCGGTGATGAAGGTCAGCTTCCTGCTCTCCATCGCGCTCGGCATCTGCACCATCGTCGCGTCCGCCGTGCTGTGGATGGTCATGGACGCGATGGGTGTCTTCTCGTCGGTCGGCGGCACGATCGCCGAGGCCACCGGCTCCAACGAGTCCAACGGCTTCGACCTGCAGTCCTTCCTGTCGCTGCCCAACGTGCTGCTGTTCACGACGGTCATCGCGGTCATCGACGTCGTCCTGGCCACGGCCCTGGCCACGCTCGGCGCGTTCATCTACAACCTGTCCGCCGGCTTCGTCGGCGGTGTGGAGCTGACGCTCGCCGAGGACGAGTGA
- the dnaN gene encoding DNA polymerase III subunit beta: protein MKIRVERDVLAEAVAWAARSLPARPPAPVLAGLLLKAEEGQLSLSSFDYEVSARVSVEAEIEEEGTVLVSGRLLADISRALPNRPVEISTDGVRATVVCGSSRFTLHTLPVEEYPALPQMPEATGTVPGEVFASAVQQVAIAAGRDDTLPVLTGVRIEIEGDSVTLASTDRYRFAVREFLWKPENPEISAVALVPAKTLQDTAKALTSGDQVILALSGSGAGEGLIGFEGAGRRTTTRLLEGDLPKYKTLFPTEFNSVAVIETAPFVEAVKRVALVAERNTPVRLSFEQGVLILEAGSSDDAQAVERVDAQLEGDDISIAFNPTFLLDGLSAIDSPVAQLSFTTSTKPALLSGRPAVDAEADEAYKYLIMPVRLSG, encoded by the coding sequence GTGAAGATCCGGGTGGAACGCGACGTACTCGCGGAGGCAGTGGCCTGGGCGGCTCGCAGCCTCCCGGCCCGTCCGCCGGCGCCGGTCCTCGCGGGCCTGCTGCTGAAGGCCGAGGAGGGGCAGCTGAGCCTGTCCAGCTTCGACTACGAGGTCTCGGCGCGGGTGTCGGTGGAGGCGGAGATCGAGGAGGAGGGCACGGTCCTCGTCTCGGGCCGTCTGCTCGCCGACATCTCCCGCGCTCTGCCCAACCGACCGGTGGAGATCTCCACAGACGGTGTACGGGCGACGGTGGTCTGCGGCTCCTCGCGGTTCACCCTCCACACCCTGCCGGTGGAGGAGTACCCGGCGCTGCCGCAGATGCCCGAGGCGACGGGCACGGTCCCCGGCGAGGTCTTCGCCTCGGCCGTGCAGCAGGTGGCCATCGCCGCGGGTCGCGACGACACGCTGCCCGTCCTGACCGGTGTGCGCATCGAGATCGAGGGCGACTCGGTGACGCTGGCCTCCACCGACCGCTACCGCTTCGCGGTCCGCGAGTTCCTGTGGAAGCCGGAGAACCCGGAGATCTCCGCGGTCGCCCTGGTGCCCGCCAAGACGCTCCAGGACACCGCCAAGGCGCTGACCAGCGGTGACCAGGTGATCCTGGCGCTGTCCGGCTCGGGTGCGGGCGAGGGCCTGATCGGTTTCGAGGGCGCCGGCCGTCGCACGACGACCCGGCTGCTGGAGGGCGACCTCCCGAAGTACAAGACGCTGTTCCCGACGGAGTTCAACAGCGTCGCCGTGATCGAGACCGCCCCCTTCGTCGAGGCCGTCAAGCGCGTGGCCCTTGTCGCCGAGCGCAACACCCCGGTGCGGCTCAGCTTCGAGCAGGGCGTGCTGATCCTGGAGGCCGGTTCCAGCGACGACGCACAGGCTGTGGAACGGGTGGACGCCCAACTGGAGGGCGACGACATCTCGATCGCCTTCAACCCGACGTTCCTCCTGGACGGTCTGAGCGCGATCGACTCCCCGGTGGCCCAGCTGTCCTTCACGACGTCCACCAAGCCGGCGCTGCTCAGCGGCAGGCCCGCGGTGGACGCCGAGGCGGACGAGGCCTACAAGTACCTGATCATGCCGGTGCGGCTGAGCGGCTGA
- the recF gene encoding DNA replication/repair protein RecF (All proteins in this family for which functions are known are DNA-binding proteins that assist the filamentation of RecA onto DNA for the initiation of recombination or recombinational repair.), with the protein MHVTHLSLADFRSYARVEVPLDPGVTAFVGPNGQGKTNLVEAVGYLATLGSHRVSSDAPLVRMGAERAVIRAQVRQGERQQLIELELNPGRANRARINRSSQVRPRDVLGIVRTVLFAPEDLALVKGDPGERRRFLDELITARSPRMAGVRSDYDRVLKQRNTLLKSAALARRHGGRTMDLSTLDVWDQHLARAGAELLAQRLDLIATVQPLADKAYEQLAPGGGPVALEYRPSAPGEAHTREDLYEQLMAALAEARKQEIERGVTLVGPHRDDLLLKLGSLPAKGYASHGESWSYALALRLASFDLLRAEGNEPVLVLDDVFAELDARRRERLAELVAPGEQVLVTAAVDDDVPDVLAGARFTVAEGTVERV; encoded by the coding sequence ATGCACGTCACGCATCTGTCGCTGGCCGACTTCCGTTCGTACGCCCGGGTCGAGGTGCCCCTGGACCCGGGCGTCACCGCCTTCGTGGGCCCCAACGGGCAGGGCAAGACGAACCTCGTCGAGGCGGTCGGCTACCTCGCCACCCTCGGCAGCCACCGGGTCTCCTCCGACGCCCCCCTGGTGCGCATGGGCGCCGAGCGCGCGGTGATCCGCGCCCAGGTCCGGCAGGGTGAGCGGCAGCAGCTGATCGAGCTGGAGCTGAACCCGGGCCGGGCCAACCGCGCCCGCATCAACAGGTCGTCGCAGGTCAGACCGCGTGATGTGCTCGGCATCGTGCGTACCGTGCTGTTCGCGCCGGAGGACCTCGCGCTGGTGAAGGGCGACCCCGGTGAGCGGCGCCGCTTCCTGGACGAGCTGATCACCGCCCGCTCGCCGCGGATGGCCGGGGTGCGCTCCGACTACGACCGGGTCCTCAAGCAGCGCAACACCCTGCTGAAGTCGGCCGCGCTCGCCCGTCGGCACGGCGGCCGCACGATGGACCTGTCCACGCTCGACGTCTGGGACCAGCACCTCGCGCGCGCGGGCGCCGAGCTGCTCGCCCAGCGCCTCGACCTGATCGCGACCGTGCAGCCGCTGGCCGACAAGGCGTACGAGCAGCTGGCCCCCGGCGGCGGCCCCGTCGCCCTGGAGTACCGGCCGTCGGCGCCCGGGGAGGCGCACACGCGCGAGGACCTGTACGAGCAGCTGATGGCGGCGCTCGCCGAGGCGCGCAAGCAGGAGATCGAGCGGGGCGTCACCCTGGTCGGTCCGCACCGGGACGATCTGCTGCTCAAGCTCGGTTCGCTGCCCGCCAAGGGGTACGCCTCCCACGGCGAGTCGTGGTCGTACGCGCTGGCGCTGCGGCTGGCCTCGTTCGACCTGCTGCGGGCGGAGGGCAACGAGCCGGTGCTGGTGCTGGACGACGTCTTCGCCGAGCTGGACGCCCGGCGTCGCGAGCGGCTGGCGGAACTGGTGGCGCCCGGCGAGCAGGTGCTGGTGACGGCCGCGGTGGACGACGACGTACCGGACGTGCTGGCGGGGGCGCGGTTCACGGTGGCCGAGGGCACGGTGGAGCGCGTATGA
- a CDS encoding DUF721 domain-containing protein, which translates to MSADAPDSEPGRPSGGREGSGPEPSGVDLARVALRAAREAARARGDAAQQKKQARRGGLRSGARADGRDPMALGSAINRLITERGWETPAAVGGVMGRWPQIVGEDVAKHCVPERYDEDERVLVVRCDSTAWATNLRLLAPTLVARLNEDLGHGSVRMIKVLGPGGSGGPGRRYGPLRAPGSRGPGDTYG; encoded by the coding sequence ATGAGCGCGGACGCACCGGACTCGGAGCCCGGCAGGCCGTCCGGCGGGCGCGAGGGGAGCGGCCCGGAGCCGTCCGGCGTCGACCTCGCGCGCGTGGCGCTCAGGGCGGCGCGGGAGGCGGCACGCGCGCGTGGGGACGCGGCCCAGCAGAAGAAGCAGGCGCGTCGCGGAGGGCTGCGCTCCGGGGCTCGGGCCGACGGGCGTGACCCCATGGCGCTGGGTTCGGCGATCAACCGGCTGATCACGGAGCGGGGTTGGGAGACGCCGGCCGCGGTGGGCGGGGTGATGGGGCGCTGGCCGCAGATCGTCGGCGAGGACGTGGCGAAGCACTGCGTGCCGGAGCGGTACGACGAGGACGAGCGGGTGCTGGTCGTGCGCTGCGACTCGACGGCCTGGGCGACGAACCTGCGGTTGCTCGCCCCGACTCTGGTGGCCCGGCTCAACGAGGACCTGGGGCACGGCTCGGTGCGGATGATCAAGGTGTTGGGGCCGGGTGGTTCGGGTGGTCCGGGCCGGCGGTACGGGCCGTTGCGGGCACCGGGCAGCCGTGGTCCGGGCGACACCTACGGGTGA
- the gyrA gene encoding DNA gyrase subunit A translates to MTDENTPVTTPEGDALAMRVEPVGLETEMQRSYLDYAMSVIVSRALPDVRDGLKPVHRRVLYAMYDGGYRPERGFYKCARVVGDVMGNYHPHGDSSIYDALVRLAQSWSMRMPLVDSNGNFGSPGNDPAAAMRYTECKMAPLSMEMVRDIDEETVDFTDNYDGRSQEPTVLPARFPNLLINGSAGIAVGMATNIPPHNLREVAAGAQWYLENYEASHEELLDALIERIKGPDFPTGALVVGRKGIEEAYRTGRGSITMRAVVEVEEIQNRQCLVVTELPYQVNPDNLAQKIADLVKDGKVGGIADVRDETSSRTGQRLVIVLKRDAVAKVVLNNLYKHTDLQTNFGANMLALVDGVPRTLSLDAFIRHWVNHQIEVVVRRTRFRLRKAEERAHILRGLLKALDAIDEVIALIRRSDTVEIARGGLMDLLDIDQIQANAILEMQLRRLAALERQKIVQEHDELQAKISEYNAILASPVRQREIVSTELAAIVEKYGDDRKTKLIPYEGDMSIEDLIAEEDIVVTVTRGGYIKRTKTDDYRAQKRGGKGVRGTKLKEDDIVNHFFVSTTHHWLLFFTNKGRVYRAKAYELPDAGRDARGQHVANLLAFQPDETIAQIRAIRDYEAVPYLVLATKAGLVKKTPLKDYDSPRSGGVIAINLREQADGSDDELIGAELVSAEDDLLLISKKAQSIRFTASDDTLRPMGRATSGVKGMSFREGDELLSMNVVRAGTFVFTATDGGYAKRTSVDEYRVQGRGGLGIKAAKIVEDRGSLVGALVVEEHDEILAITLSGGVIRTRVSGVRETGRDTMGVQLINLGKRDAVVGIARNAEAGREAEEVDGDVAVDETAEGAATTGTDEGEAPSAE, encoded by the coding sequence ATGACCGACGAGAACACCCCTGTGACGACGCCCGAGGGCGACGCCCTGGCGATGCGTGTCGAGCCCGTCGGGCTCGAGACGGAGATGCAGCGCTCCTACCTCGACTACGCGATGTCCGTCATCGTCTCGCGTGCGCTGCCCGACGTCCGTGACGGCCTCAAGCCGGTGCACCGGCGCGTGCTGTACGCCATGTACGACGGCGGCTACCGCCCCGAGCGCGGCTTCTACAAGTGCGCCCGCGTCGTCGGCGACGTCATGGGCAACTACCACCCGCACGGCGACTCCTCCATCTACGACGCCCTGGTCCGCCTCGCCCAGTCCTGGTCGATGCGCATGCCGCTCGTCGACTCCAACGGCAACTTCGGCTCGCCGGGCAACGACCCGGCGGCGGCCATGCGGTACACCGAGTGCAAGATGGCGCCGCTGTCGATGGAGATGGTCCGCGACATCGACGAGGAGACCGTCGACTTCACGGACAACTACGACGGCCGCTCCCAGGAGCCGACCGTCCTGCCCGCCCGCTTCCCGAACCTGCTGATCAACGGCTCGGCGGGCATCGCGGTCGGTATGGCGACCAACATCCCGCCGCACAACCTGCGCGAGGTCGCGGCCGGCGCCCAGTGGTACCTGGAGAACTACGAGGCCTCGCACGAGGAGCTCCTTGACGCGCTGATCGAGCGCATCAAGGGCCCCGACTTCCCGACCGGTGCGCTGGTCGTGGGCCGCAAGGGCATCGAGGAGGCGTACCGCACCGGGCGCGGCTCGATCACCATGCGCGCGGTCGTCGAGGTCGAGGAGATCCAGAACCGCCAGTGCCTGGTGGTCACCGAGCTGCCGTACCAGGTCAACCCGGACAACCTCGCGCAGAAGATCGCCGACCTGGTGAAGGACGGCAAGGTCGGCGGCATCGCCGACGTCCGCGACGAGACGTCGTCCCGCACCGGTCAGCGCCTGGTGATCGTCCTCAAGCGGGACGCGGTCGCCAAGGTCGTCCTGAACAACCTGTACAAGCACACCGACCTGCAGACCAACTTCGGCGCCAACATGCTGGCCCTGGTCGACGGCGTGCCGCGCACCCTGTCCCTGGACGCGTTCATCCGCCACTGGGTGAACCACCAGATCGAGGTCGTCGTCCGCCGTACGCGCTTCAGGCTGCGCAAGGCGGAGGAGCGGGCGCACATCCTGCGCGGTCTGCTCAAGGCCCTGGACGCCATCGACGAGGTCATCGCGCTCATCCGGCGCAGCGACACCGTCGAGATCGCGCGCGGGGGCCTGATGGACCTGCTGGACATCGACCAGATCCAGGCCAACGCGATCCTGGAGATGCAGCTGCGCCGCCTGGCGGCCCTGGAGCGGCAGAAGATCGTCCAGGAGCACGACGAACTCCAGGCGAAGATCAGCGAGTACAACGCGATCCTCGCCTCGCCGGTCCGCCAGCGCGAGATCGTCAGTACGGAACTGGCCGCGATCGTCGAGAAGTACGGCGACGACCGCAAGACCAAGCTCATCCCGTACGAGGGCGACATGTCCATCGAGGACCTGATCGCCGAGGAGGACATCGTCGTCACGGTCACGCGTGGCGGCTACATCAAGCGCACCAAGACCGACGACTACCGGGCGCAGAAGCGCGGCGGCAAGGGGGTGCGCGGCACGAAGCTCAAGGAAGACGACATCGTCAACCACTTCTTCGTGTCGACCACGCACCACTGGCTGCTGTTCTTCACGAACAAGGGCCGCGTCTACCGCGCCAAGGCGTACGAACTGCCGGACGCCGGCCGGGACGCGCGCGGTCAGCACGTGGCGAACCTGCTGGCCTTCCAGCCGGACGAGACGATCGCCCAGATCCGCGCGATCCGGGACTACGAGGCGGTCCCGTACCTGGTCCTGGCCACCAAGGCCGGTCTGGTGAAGAAGACGCCTTTGAAGGACTACGACTCGCCGCGCTCGGGCGGTGTCATCGCCATCAACCTGCGCGAGCAGGCGGACGGAAGCGACGACGAACTTATCGGCGCCGAACTCGTCTCGGCCGAGGACGATCTGCTGCTGATCAGCAAGAAGGCGCAGTCGATCAGGTTCACCGCGTCGGACGACACGCTGCGTCCGATGGGGCGTGCCACCTCGGGCGTCAAGGGCATGAGTTTCCGCGAAGGGGACGAGCTGCTCTCGATGAATGTTGTTCGAGCCGGTACGTTCGTGTTCACTGCCACCGACGGCGGTTACGCGAAGCGGACCTCCGTCGACGAGTACCGCGTCCAGGGTCGCGGTGGTCTCGGCATCAAGGCTGCCAAGATCGTCGAGGACCGCGGGTCGCTCGTGGGCGCGCTGGTGGTCGAGGAGCACGACGAGATCCTCGCCATCACCCTCTCGGGCGGTGTGATTCGTACGCGAGTCAGCGGGGTCAGGGAGACCGGCCGTGACACCATGGGCGTTCAACTGATCAATCTGGGCAAGCGCGATGCCGTCGTCGGCATCGCACGCAACGCCGAGGCGGGACGCGAGGCGGAGGAGGTCGACGGCGATGTGGCCGTCGACGAGACCGCCGAGGGTGCCGCGACCACCGGCACGGACGAGGGCGAGGCGCCCTCGGCCGAGTAG
- the gnd gene encoding phosphogluconate dehydrogenase (NAD(+)-dependent, decarboxylating), which produces MELGLVGLGKMGGNMRERIRRAGHTVVGYDRNPDLADVHSLEELVGKLSAPRVVWVMVPAGEATQATVDRLGELLERGDVVVDGGNSRWTDDEKHAEELAAKGIGFVDCGVSGGVWGLENGYALMYGGDAENVARVQPVFDALKPEGDFGAVHAGKVGAGHFAKMVHNGIEYAMMQAYAEGWELLEKVDSVENVREVFRSWQEGTVIRSWLLDLAVNALDDDEHLNGLRGYAQDSGEGRWTVEAAIDNAVPLPAITASLFARFASRQDDSPQMKMIAALRNQFGGHAVEKK; this is translated from the coding sequence ATGGAGCTCGGTCTCGTCGGCCTCGGCAAGATGGGCGGCAACATGCGCGAGCGGATCCGCCGCGCGGGCCACACCGTCGTCGGATACGACCGCAATCCCGACCTCGCCGACGTCCACAGCCTGGAAGAGCTGGTGGGCAAGCTCAGCGCCCCGCGCGTGGTCTGGGTGATGGTCCCGGCCGGGGAGGCCACCCAGGCGACCGTCGACCGGCTCGGCGAGCTGCTGGAGCGCGGCGACGTCGTCGTGGACGGCGGCAACTCCCGCTGGACGGACGACGAGAAGCACGCCGAGGAGCTGGCCGCCAAGGGCATAGGCTTCGTCGACTGCGGCGTCTCCGGCGGCGTGTGGGGCCTGGAGAACGGCTACGCGCTGATGTACGGCGGCGACGCGGAGAACGTCGCCCGGGTGCAGCCGGTCTTCGACGCCCTCAAGCCGGAGGGCGACTTCGGCGCCGTGCACGCCGGCAAGGTGGGCGCGGGCCACTTCGCGAAGATGGTCCACAACGGCATCGAGTACGCCATGATGCAGGCCTACGCCGAGGGCTGGGAGCTGCTGGAGAAGGTCGACTCCGTGGAGAACGTCCGCGAGGTCTTCCGCTCCTGGCAGGAGGGCACGGTGATCCGCTCCTGGCTGCTCGACCTGGCCGTCAACGCGCTCGACGACGACGAGCACCTGAACGGGCTCCGGGGTTATGCACAGGACTCCGGTGAGGGACGCTGGACCGTGGAGGCGGCGATCGACAACGCGGTGCCGCTGCCCGCGATCACGGCCTCCCTCTTCGCGCGGTTCGCGTCCCGGCAGGACGACTCGCCGCAGATGAAGATGATCGCCGCGCTGCGCAACCAGTTCGGCGGCCACGCGGTCGAGAAGAAGTAA